The genomic segment GCTCAGGCGAGAGGACCTGGAAGTTTGTGGTCTTGCGATAGAAGCCGCCGCCGCCGGTCACATAGACGCTGGTGTTGTGGTGCGGCATGAGGTTGACAATCGGGTTCAGCGTGAACGACCAGATGTGCACATTGCCGCCGTCAACGCCAGCCTGAGCGGCGATATTACTGGGCATGCCGTCGCCAATGAACTGGTACATGGCCAGGAGGCTCACCATCTTGCTGAGATGGAACCCGCCACCAGCGTTGATCTGGTAGCCGGTGTTGATGTAGGGGCTGGTTTCGCTGGTGGGGATGTTGAATCCGCCTCCGACCTCGAATGCGAGCTTGCCCTTCCATCCGGAGCTGCTGCTGCTGGCCTTGTTGTCGTACTGACCGCCGCCCGCGGCCGGCGCCGGAGACGGGCTCGCGTCAGGATCGCTGGCTGCGTAGTTGAAATCGGTAGAGCTCGACTCGGTTGCCGAGATTGCCGCGTTGTGAGAGGTTTCAGGGAAAGACGAAGATTGAGCACTTACGACGCCAACGGACAACAAAGCTGCTACTCCGGCCAGAACGACTCGGCTTGGCAGAGACAGCCAACCAGCATAGGACATGATCAGGACCTCTGGATGTGAATTAGTGCGCTTGTTTCGGAATGTCACGGTTTCCTCACGGAGCGATCGGACGCAACTCCGCTAAGCGCTTAGACACAGAATTTGGGAATGGGTTGTGCTTGGCGGCCAGAGAGTTGGTACTTAGCGCGGGCTTGAAGAGAGTTTGCAGGGCCAACGATTGGCGAGGCAGCCATCGTCGGGGCCGGATTTCCGCATCACAATACCAAATGGGCAATTTCCTGCCCGGATGGGG from the Occallatibacter riparius genome contains:
- a CDS encoding outer membrane beta-barrel protein, which codes for MSYAGWLSLPSRVVLAGVAALLSVGVVSAQSSSFPETSHNAAISATESSSTDFNYAASDPDASPSPAPAAGGGQYDNKASSSSSGWKGKLAFEVGGGFNIPTSETSPYINTGYQINAGGGFHLSKMVSLLAMYQFIGDGMPSNIAAQAGVDGGNVHIWSFTLNPIVNLMPHHNTSVYVTGGGGFYRKTTNFQVLSPEQFCSYFYCSIGYVPQTVGSFSSNQGGWSVGGGVSHRFAGAYGDGKMALFAEARYLDVLSPAILNQSPNGLNPITIGEGTKLVPVSFGLRF